In one Niallia taxi genomic region, the following are encoded:
- a CDS encoding MFS transporter yields the protein MKKEVSNKKLLGIAGLGWLFDAMDVGMLSFIIAALQADWGLSVKEMGWIGSINSIGMAVGAFLFGIMADRVGRKNVFIITLLLFSIGSGLSAFATSLWLFLVLRFLIGMGLGGELPVASTLVSESVPNEKRGRVVVLLESFWAFGWLLAAVISYFIIPNFDNGWRIALLISVLPAIYALYLRWNLPDSPKYLEVEKKKRLTAWESIKTVWSKDNAKNTAMLWVLWFCVVFSYYGMFLWLPSVMVLKGFSLIKSFEYVLIMTLAQLPGYALAAYLIEKAGRKFVLVVFLIGTAISAYMFGTAESTALLMTSGILLSFFNLGAWGALYAYTPEQYKTNVRGTGAGMAASFGRIGGVLGPLLVPYLVAQNISIAGIFTIFCIAVLIGAAAVFFFGRETKNTDIA from the coding sequence ATGAAAAAAGAAGTATCAAATAAGAAGCTGCTCGGGATAGCAGGGCTAGGCTGGCTGTTTGACGCAATGGATGTCGGCATGCTTTCCTTTATTATTGCTGCACTCCAAGCAGATTGGGGCTTATCAGTGAAAGAGATGGGCTGGATTGGCAGTATAAACTCTATTGGGATGGCTGTGGGTGCATTCTTGTTTGGCATCATGGCAGACAGAGTAGGAAGAAAAAATGTTTTTATAATTACATTATTACTATTTTCTATCGGGAGTGGATTATCTGCATTCGCAACATCTCTCTGGCTATTCCTTGTCCTGCGTTTTTTAATTGGCATGGGGTTGGGAGGAGAGCTCCCAGTAGCATCAACACTTGTCTCTGAAAGTGTGCCTAACGAGAAGCGTGGTAGAGTAGTTGTTTTACTGGAAAGCTTCTGGGCATTTGGCTGGCTTCTTGCAGCAGTTATTTCTTATTTCATCATACCGAACTTTGATAATGGCTGGAGAATTGCTTTGTTAATCAGTGTCCTGCCAGCAATTTACGCCTTATATTTAAGATGGAATCTTCCAGACTCACCAAAGTACTTAGAGGTAGAGAAAAAGAAAAGACTGACAGCTTGGGAAAGCATTAAAACTGTCTGGTCAAAGGATAATGCGAAAAACACTGCAATGCTGTGGGTGCTTTGGTTTTGTGTCGTATTCTCCTATTATGGAATGTTCCTGTGGCTGCCAAGTGTGATGGTTTTGAAAGGCTTCAGCTTGATTAAGAGCTTCGAATACGTATTGATCATGACATTGGCACAGCTGCCTGGGTATGCACTAGCAGCATACTTAATTGAAAAGGCTGGCCGGAAATTTGTACTTGTTGTGTTCTTGATTGGTACAGCAATAAGTGCCTATATGTTTGGCACAGCAGAAAGCACAGCGTTGCTTATGACCTCAGGAATTTTGTTATCGTTCTTTAATTTAGGTGCTTGGGGAGCGTTGTATGCATATACACCTGAGCAGTATAAAACAAATGTCCGAGGTACAGGAGCGGGCATGGCAGCATCCTTTGGAAGAATTGGAGGGGTGCTTGGTCCATTGCTTGTCCCATATCTAGTAGCCCAGAATATATCAATTGCAGGCATATTCACTATTTTCTGTATCGCAGTTCTTATAGGAGCAGCAGCAGTTTTCTTCTTTGGAAGAGAAACAAAAAATACGGACATCGCATAA